The Medicago truncatula cultivar Jemalong A17 chromosome 7, MtrunA17r5.0-ANR, whole genome shotgun sequence genome includes the window CGCTCGCGCTCCAGCATAGACCTATGTAGACGTTCCATTATGCAGAGGTCTTATTCTGACAGCTATCTATGTTGCTCCTTCAACCGTATACAAGCCACATCTGTGCAACCAAAACTTAAGGACAACGGGTCAATGGGAACTTCTCCATTTCAATTTTCAGGTTCCATTCTCCCAAATTCTTTGCGCTCTTTCTTATTTGACCAACAAAACGGCAAGGATATGAATAAAAGGGAGAAGGATGTAAATATTGAGGAAAACATGGTGGAAACTAGTAATGAAGAGAGAGTAAATAGAGCTAATTGGATAGAGAGGCTTGTGGAAATTAAGAAACATTGGAGAAACAGGTTACCGAAAGAAAGCGTTGATATGGACGTGATGTGCGACGATTATACATCTGGTGAATGTGATTGTGACGATGACAGTGTTTGTATAGCGGATTATGACGATGAAGAAGAAGGTGGGCAAGAAGTGACACATGATCGCGATTCGTTCTCAAAATTTCTTGTACAAGTGTCATTGTCTGATACCAAACTTTACTCTCAGCTAGCTTTCCTGTGCAACATGGCTTACGTAATACCCCAAATCAAGGTAAGCACAAATTTGCATATTTAATCAATGAGATTTCATATATATTTCCAGATTTCCTTTTGCATGCATAAATCAAAAGATAAACATGAACATACAACTCTTTCTTTCTGACCAATTTGCAGGCTCAGGAGTTGAGGAGATACTATAGCCTTCAGTTTATAACATCTTCTTTAGAGAAGAAAGCTGCAGTGGCAAAGTTAAAAGCAAAACTTACTCAGGACTCACCAAATTCACCTATAGATGACCTAGTAGTCTCTCAAAACAGCTTAGAGGAAGGAAAAGATAAGGAACAGAATCCTCAAATTCGACTAGCTTATGACATTGCTGCCTCAGCTGCCTCCTATGTTCAATTGCGAGCTAAGAACCTTTTGACCCTTGCTGCTAAGTCACAACAGagtaaaaatgaagattctagTGGAAGAAAGGATTCTCCGGAACAGGAAGCAGAAGGCACTTCACGTGATTATAAATCAGAGGTTGCAGCTTATATGGTGGCGTCAACCGTGACTTCTGTGGTTGCATCTGGAGAGAGGGAAAGGCAGGAAGCAGCGACAAGCCTTCAGTCACTTCATTCCTCACCTTGTGAATGGTTTGTTTGTGATGATTTCAGTAATTACACTCGATGCTTTGTAATTCAGGTAATTCCTTAACTAGTATTTGGTACTTATAGTTGTACCATCAGGCTATATAATATTGATTAAATTTGACAAATGTTTTTGTTTCATGTTGTTGCTTGCAGGGTTCAGACTCCTTAGCATCTTGGCAAGCAAACCTCTTCTTTGAGCCTACTAAATTTGAGGTAAGAACTAAGAACAATATTTATGGAATGGATAGATAGGCCTTTCATTGTCGTGTTGCCAGAAcaaatgataagaaaaaaacaGCATAGCACTAATAATCTATTCTCTTACAGAACACAGACGTACTTGTTCATAGAGGAATTTATGAAGCTGCAAAAGGAATATATGAACAATTCATGCCAGAAATAATGGACCATTTGAAAAGACATGGGGATCGCGCGAAGCTTCAATTCACTGGACATTCCCTTGGCGGCAGTCTCTCTCTTTTGGTTCATTTGATGCTATTGACTAGGAAAGTTGTCAGCCCCTCAACTCTTAAACCAGTAGTGACTTTTGGTTCACCATTTGTATTCTGCGGAGGCCAAAAATTAATCGATGAACTAGGCGTGGATGAAAACCAAATCCACTGTGTAATGATGCATAGAGATATTGTTCCCAGGGCCTTCTCCTGTAATTATCCTGACCATGTAGCTGTTATCCTTAAGCGTTTAAACCGCACTTTTCGGTCACATCCTTGCTTGACAAAAAATGTAAGCATATTTGTTTGTTCTATTATTATATTCATGACTTAATTCGTACTGTACACTCAGATTGAAATTATGTTTGACTATTAATgtgttaattttcttttcttgacCATTTAATTTACTTTCTTTGGATATTTTCAGAAGCTATTGTACACACCACTGGGAAAAATATTCATTATCCAACCAGATGAGATGACATCGCCTCCGCATCCTTTACTCCCTTCAGAAAGTGCCTTCTATGAGCTTGATAGTACTATATGTGGATACTCTCCAAGAGTTCTCAGTTCCTTTCTCAATCAACCACACCCTATTGAAACACTAAGTGATCCAACAGCATATGGAGCAGAAGGCACAATTCTAAGAGACCATGACTCAAGCAACTACCTTAAAGCTGTCAATGGAATCCTAAGACAACATTCAAAGACGCTTGTTCGCAGAGTAAAAAAGCAAAGGATTGATGAACTGTGGCCATTGCTCACCTCACCATCACCACACTCATGGAGCCATGAACAGAACATGGAGAGATGCATCTTGATGACAAATGAGATAACAACAGGGGTCTAAAAGGCCTCCCTTTTTA containing:
- the LOC11428748 gene encoding phospholipase A1 PLIP1, chloroplastic translates to MAYTAVGIPTSPTTSSTKDITKERYGLRRSRSSIDLCRRSIMQRSYSDSYLCCSFNRIQATSVQPKLKDNGSMGTSPFQFSGSILPNSLRSFLFDQQNGKDMNKREKDVNIEENMVETSNEERVNRANWIERLVEIKKHWRNRLPKESVDMDVMCDDYTSGECDCDDDSVCIADYDDEEEGGQEVTHDRDSFSKFLVQVSLSDTKLYSQLAFLCNMAYVIPQIKAQELRRYYSLQFITSSLEKKAAVAKLKAKLTQDSPNSPIDDLVVSQNSLEEGKDKEQNPQIRLAYDIAASAASYVQLRAKNLLTLAAKSQQSKNEDSSGRKDSPEQEAEGTSRDYKSEVAAYMVASTVTSVVASGERERQEAATSLQSLHSSPCEWFVCDDFSNYTRCFVIQGSDSLASWQANLFFEPTKFENTDVLVHRGIYEAAKGIYEQFMPEIMDHLKRHGDRAKLQFTGHSLGGSLSLLVHLMLLTRKVVSPSTLKPVVTFGSPFVFCGGQKLIDELGVDENQIHCVMMHRDIVPRAFSCNYPDHVAVILKRLNRTFRSHPCLTKNKLLYTPLGKIFIIQPDEMTSPPHPLLPSESAFYELDSTICGYSPRVLSSFLNQPHPIETLSDPTAYGAEGTILRDHDSSNYLKAVNGILRQHSKTLVRRVKKQRIDELWPLLTSPSPHSWSHEQNMERCILMTNEITTGV